Within the Staphylococcus argenteus genome, the region ACTGTACCTAATATAAACGTATCTTTATTTGAAGCTTTCTTTGCGATACGTACTGCAGCTTGATGAATATCTTTGACTTTATCTTCAAGACCAAAGCGCTTTAATTTTTCGAAATTTGCGCCGTAAGTATTCGTTTGAATGACATCAGCACCAGCTTCTATATAAGAACGATGGATGCGTTCAACTTTATCAGGATGGCTAAGGTTATATGCCTCTGGACAGGTATCTAAACCTTCAGAGTATAATATGGTTCCAATAGCGCCATCAGCTACCAAAACATTATCTTTCAATTGTGTGAGGAATTGACTCATTGAATGCCTCCTTTAATGCGTATTTGATGTCAGCAATAAGCTCATCAGGATCTTCCAAGCCTACACTCAATCGGAATAATCCGAATGTAATACCACGTGCTTCTCTTACTTTTTCAGGTAATGCTGCATGTGACATTGTTGCTGGATGTGATAGTATCGTTTCGATACCTCCAAGACTTACTGAGACAAGTGGTAATGTTAAAGCATCAACGAATTGTTGAGCTTTAGATTCATCCTTTAAACGTAAACCGATAACGGCACCACCATTTTCTGCTTGTTCTAAATGAGCAGAATTGAGACCTGGATAATAAACCTCTGAAATTTCTTCTTGTTCTATTAAAAATGACACGATTTTTTGAGCATTTTCGACTGATTGTTTAAATCTAATCGGGAATGTTTTTAAATGTTTAGCTAGCATCCAACTATCTTGAGCTGATAGCATGTTTCCAGTTCCATTTTGAATTAAATATAGTGCCTCACGAATTGCCTCATTATTAGTAATAACCGCGCCGGCAATGAGATCACTATGTCCGCTTAAAAATTTAGTGGCACTGTGTATAACGATGTCAGCTCCTAGTAATAAGGGCGATTGACCTAACGGCGTCATAAATGTATTGTCAACGGCAACAAGTAGTTGATGCTTTTTGGCTATTTTAGAAACAGCTTTGATATCGGTAATTTTAAAACAGGGATTCGATGGTGTTTCAATATAAATTAATTTAGTGTTGGATTGAATGGCACCTTCGATTTGTTCAACCTTTGTTGTATCAACAGTTGTAAACTCGATGTTGAAACGATTTAAAATTTGCTCGGTGAGACGGAATGTACCACCGTATACATCATCTGGTAAAATAACGTGATCACTGGCTTTAAGCGTTAGAAGTACAGCTGAGATTGCTGCAATTCCTGATGCAAAAGCAAAAGCAAATTTTCCGTGTTCTAATCGTGCTAGTTTCTCTTCTAAAAGCTCGCGATTAGGGTTACCACTTCTTGCATAATCGTATTTAACATTGTCACCAAGACGTTTTTGATGGAATGTTGAAGAATCGTATAGTGGTGGATTAGCTGAATGATATTCCACACCTCTACGCCAATCGAATATCACTTCTGTTTCTTTTGAAAGTGTCATACAATCTCTCCAATCTGAGCCTTTTCTAATGCTTGGATGATATCGCGTTCGATGTCTTCATAATTTTCAACGCCTAATGATAAGCGAATTAAATACTCATCAATGCCACGTTTATCTTTCTCAGCATCTGGCATATCAACATGTGTTTGTGTATAGGGAAATGTCACAAATGTTTCTGTTCCTCCCAAACTTTCTGCAAAAATACAAATATCTAAATTTTCTAATAATTTAGCGACGCTATAGGCCTTGTTAAGCCGTAAACTAAGCATTC harbors:
- the metC gene encoding cystathionine beta-lyase MetC — its product is MTLSKETEVIFDWRRGVEYHSANPPLYDSSTFHQKRLGDNVKYDYARSGNPNRELLEEKLARLEHGKFAFAFASGIAAISAVLLTLKASDHVILPDDVYGGTFRLTEQILNRFNIEFTTVDTTKVEQIEGAIQSNTKLIYIETPSNPCFKITDIKAVSKIAKKHQLLVAVDNTFMTPLGQSPLLLGADIVIHSATKFLSGHSDLIAGAVITNNEAIREALYLIQNGTGNMLSAQDSWMLAKHLKTFPIRFKQSVENAQKIVSFLIEQEEISEVYYPGLNSAHLEQAENGGAVIGLRLKDESKAQQFVDALTLPLVSVSLGGIETILSHPATMSHAALPEKVREARGITFGLFRLSVGLEDPDELIADIKYALKEAFNESIPHTIER